In Cyanobacteriota bacterium, the DNA window AGGTTATAAGGTCGCAGACGATGAACTCAAGAACGTATCTAACAACTGAACCTGGTACCTAGAGTTGGGCTATGCCCACCCCACAATGCCTACGGCAAAATCTGTTCAGGCAGTAACATCAAACGTACCCGCAGTATTCAATATTTAGGAGTCACTACCTAGATCCAAAGCCATTGGCATCATCTTAACGCTTTTCTGAGTGGTCAAGGCAGCGATCAATGCAGATCAAGGGAATTAGCTTATCCCTGATATTCCTTAGCGGCTAAGGGTTTTAGGATTGTATCCATTACTTACGGATCTCATAGCCCCAGAGCCATGGAAATCTTGCTAGGAAATACCGTAGGGACGAGGATAGGGCTTGAGCAACGTCTTGGCATGGTAGACCAAAAATACCTCCGTCGCTACACCAGCTCGTCGCATAGGAATTTTGCCCACTAGGGCGATCGACTGAAAATAGGGTGCATACTCAGCCGTGCCCGTCTTGAGCTGAAAGCGTTCGGTAGTAATATACAACGCATTTTTGCCAAGCCATTGATCAGGTCGTGACCAAAAGGCGAAGCCGCGTAAGTCTGCCGAAAAACATGTAATAGGTCGATCAGTAGCTGGTGCTAGCGCCATGCCCAACTGACCACCTACAAAAAAGTCATTGGTAAAGATAAAGCTAGAGTCCTGCAAGGCTTCTCGAAAGGGAGATTGAAGAATGCCCCGACGGAGTTGTTGTACATCAAACAACTGAGTTGAGGGATCAGAGTGCACATCCCAGATAGGGAAAATAGAGGGTATTCGGGGCTTTTGGAACAGGCCAAAACTCACATGCAGTAAACCAATGACTGCTAGGGTGGCTACAGCAAGGGCTGAACCTTGTAACCATCGCCGCACCGTCTTGGGAGCAGTTTGCTGCCACTGGCTTGCTTGATACCCCAGTAACAGGGTACATCCATAAAATCCGGGCATTGTCCAGGACGGTAAAATTTGCCGATAACCACCCATTAGGGTAAATGCCAACGCGATCGGCAGCGATACCCATAAGATCAATTGTTGCTTCAGACGCAACTGCTGATCAGACAATGATCTAGGAAAAACCTGGTCAATAACTGAGCGGACTATCAGCCACCAGAGGGCAAAGCCAATCGTGGGAAACATATAGCCTACATGCACTAGAAATACACCCAAGGCATCTAAGAGGCGATAGCCTTCTGTGGGCACCGCCCGCCCTGACTGAAATCGAAATGACACCCAATCATGCTGCCAATTCCAGTACAACACGGGGAAGAGTGCCACCACAAACAGCACAGCACCTAGCAACAGCCAAGGGGAAACCAGAGCCGATCGATGCCGAGGGCTAAACAGACAAAATGCTCCTAGACCAGCACCTAGGGCAAACCCATGATATTTGCCTAAACAGGCTGCCCCCACAAGCAGACCGATCAAGGCCAGTCGCCAAGTTGGCTGGTATGACTCTGACGGGGGGAAAAATTCCACAGCAGCCCAATAGAGCACAGCCGTCCAGAAGAACATTAGGGGTACATCTGGCAGTACCAGAATGCCAAAAACCATCTGAAAAATGGGCACGATCGTCGCAATGATCAAAGCCAATAACCCTGCTTGGGGTGAAAACAACCGCACTCCTGCACGATATAGCCACCACAGCGTCCCGGTGTAAACTAGCAACGTGCCAATGCGAATAGTAAACTGAGTCACCTGTCCACCAGTTAACCATGGACCAATCGCTGTTACCAACGCCACCAGTGGTGGGTGGTCAAAGTAGCTCCAATCTGGGTGAAGTGTATAGGTAAAGTAGTAGGTCTCATCAAAACCAGGCGGAAGTAGCAGTGCAATCACCAGTCGAAACAGAAATCCAATAGCAAGCACGATAACTGCAGATCGATGAGGCCACTTAGTAAGCTGGGAAGAAAATACTTGCATTTAGCCAAACCACACATAGCCGCTCTTACTTTGCCTCATTTTTGCCTGATTGTGGGCACAAGCGGCACAAAATCTCCGAAATCAACTAGTTTAGGTGTGTAGCCAGCTACATTACGGTTATCATGTGTTGATAGAGAATTTGCTCTTCGGTAACTACTAACGGGTTAATTCGTGAGAATGTTAAGTCGAAGTGAACCTATTCCGAACATATCCATAGTAGTTGGCAGACGTTCATGGGGTTGTAGTACCTCTAGCTCAGTAAGATTATTGAGTACGTTGGCTGTTAAACTAGGGAGTTCTTGCATCGCGGAGTATCGGTATGAGTGATTTGACCCAAATTCGTTGTGATCGCCTAAAGCAAATCAAGGCTTATCTGAGACAACAAGCCAAAAACGGCGATCGTCAAGCCGAAAAGCTACTTCTAGGGTTGGCAATTGATGATGCTCAACGGGAATATGTTGCTGACCTGAGTGGCCGCTTCGACGGATTATTTGCGGAAATGGGAATCGAACGGATCACTGCTAGCTGAAGCGACTAGCTGAAATGACTACAACAACTACGTCGAGAGCTGTGTCCTCTGGTGAGATACCATGCGCGCTGAATAGGTGTTTC includes these proteins:
- a CDS encoding glycosyltransferase family 39 protein; translation: MQVFSSQLTKWPHRSAVIVLAIGFLFRLVIALLLPPGFDETYYFTYTLHPDWSYFDHPPLVALVTAIGPWLTGGQVTQFTIRIGTLLVYTGTLWWLYRAGVRLFSPQAGLLALIIATIVPIFQMVFGILVLPDVPLMFFWTAVLYWAAVEFFPPSESYQPTWRLALIGLLVGAACLGKYHGFALGAGLGAFCLFSPRHRSALVSPWLLLGAVLFVVALFPVLYWNWQHDWVSFRFQSGRAVPTEGYRLLDALGVFLVHVGYMFPTIGFALWWLIVRSVIDQVFPRSLSDQQLRLKQQLILWVSLPIALAFTLMGGYRQILPSWTMPGFYGCTLLLGYQASQWQQTAPKTVRRWLQGSALAVATLAVIGLLHVSFGLFQKPRIPSIFPIWDVHSDPSTQLFDVQQLRRGILQSPFREALQDSSFIFTNDFFVGGQLGMALAPATDRPITCFSADLRGFAFWSRPDQWLGKNALYITTERFQLKTGTAEYAPYFQSIALVGKIPMRRAGVATEVFLVYHAKTLLKPYPRPYGIS